One window from the genome of Halococcus agarilyticus encodes:
- a CDS encoding AAA family ATPase: MQVLHSIDNTNRELFNKISEKYVEIMDGVTDLTVEYHLEGDSNNEFTIMVEEGSFEKKFNSKEISSGSKEILVLLTQVFLASENTDLLLVEEPELHLHPEAEQRVFDTIQQMSRDDGPQLLVSTHSDVFVNQSEVGDIVRIER; the protein is encoded by the coding sequence GTGCAAGTTCTCCATAGTATTGACAACACTAATCGAGAACTCTTCAACAAAATATCTGAGAAGTACGTCGAGATTATGGATGGAGTCACTGATCTGACCGTTGAATATCACTTAGAAGGGGACAGCAACAACGAATTCACAATAATGGTTGAAGAGGGTTCTTTTGAAAAGAAATTCAATTCTAAAGAGATATCGTCGGGGTCGAAGGAAATACTGGTTCTTCTCACCCAGGTATTCTTGGCATCGGAAAATACAGATCTGCTACTGGTTGAAGAGCCAGAACTCCACTTACATCCTGAAGCTGAACAGAGAGTCTTCGATACAATTCAACAAATGAGTAGGGATGACGGTCCTCAGCTTCTTGTGTCAACTCATTCGGATGTATTCGTAAACCAGAGCGAAGTAGGAGATATCGTTCGCATAGAGCGTA